The Thalassotalea sp. LPB0316 nucleotide sequence TTTGCAAACATAAACTGACTAAGCGCGGGGTTAATACCATCAAGTAAAATAAGGGCGGCGTTTTGCCAGTCGTTCGCGATATCTTCATCGCTTTTTCCCTTCGTTGAATAAACAACAAACTCAAATGGCTGCTCTGCCGCTAAGCTTTTTAACAATTCGCCTTTTGGCTTTGACGCATGCGATGACATCATTAACAACACTTGCGGTTTACCATTACCGTTAACTTCTTGGGCTTGGGCATAATTAACGATTAGCATCGCCCAAAACGTTGCTAATACAAGCGCTAGGCTTGACAGTACCGTAACTAAATAGGGCATCGCATTGACCAATGCGGTTGATAATTTTTCTTTTATCGCCTTAAACATGGTTATTTCCCTTCACCTGATTGTTGTTCTGCACTTTCTGCACTTTCATCACCTTCAGGCACATAAACAAAGCTGCCATCTGCCATTTTGTAGGCAACGCCGGCTCTCATGCCCTCTCCCGAGCCAATTTCACCGGTTGATTTATACTGTTTGATTTCTTTACCTTTTTTCACGATAACCTCCATGTTTGGCTTACCGGCATTTTTAACCACGGTGACATCGTCATCGTTAAATACATTGAGCGGATTTTGCGCCAGTGCAATCATTAAGGCGGCGATAATTACCAAAAATACGTCAACTAGGTTAACCGCGCTGACAATTGGGTTTAATTCTTCGTCATCATCTAAAAAGCGCACAATTAAGCCTCTTTAAGTTTGCGAATATTAATTAACTCATTGGCACACCAGCGTTTTTTAACCGATGCTGGCCAAAAGGTAATGGACGAAATCACTAAGCCCCAAATAACCGCAGCAAAGGCGATGATCAAGTTTTCACTGATACCTTGAATGTTACCGTCGGCTAATGCTTGTAGTGCTGGCCCCATCGGGATCATGGTGGCAATAAGCCCTAACATTGGCGCAACACGCGTAACAATGCGCAAGGTTTCAAGCTCTTTAAGCGCAACAACTTCAAGTTCGTCTTCGCTAGCATTTGGATTGTTCATATAGTAATTGTGAATTGGATAGCCTTGTAAACTACTCGCCTCTAATGA carries:
- a CDS encoding MotA/TolQ/ExbB proton channel family protein: MTIEMIELSMSQVSTLLMTPVLILIVLLMIYALFSAGRFIAQLIIRRKNKLTYIRQISSLEASSLQGYPIHNYYMNNPNASEDELEVVALKELETLRIVTRVAPMLGLIATMIPMGPALQALADGNIQGISENLIIAFAAVIWGLVISSITFWPASVKKRWCANELINIRKLKEA
- a CDS encoding DUF2149 domain-containing protein — encoded protein: MRFLDDDEELNPIVSAVNLVDVFLVIIAALMIALAQNPLNVFNDDDVTVVKNAGKPNMEVIVKKGKEIKQYKSTGEIGSGEGMRAGVAYKMADGSFVYVPEGDESAESAEQQSGEGK